GGCACCCGGCACGGTCCCGCCCGATCCGAGGAAGCACCATGCGACTCGATCTGCCGAAGCCGGCACCGGCGGTGGACCGGCGGGAGCACTACCCGCCGTACCGCTTCGTCGTCACTTTCGTGGACGTCAACAAGGTGGAGCAGCACGTGCACGTCCAGCCGCGGGGCAACTTCGGGAGTCTGCCCGGGGCCCCTGCGCCGGTCGTGCACAGCTACGGCCGCGGTTGGCAATGCGCCCCGACGGGTTGCCGGTGGAACGGCGTCCTGTGAGGGATGGGGGAAAGGGAAGGGGACGGTCCGCCCCACCGGCGGCCCGTCCCCGCAGGAAGGAGCCGAGACCACCATGGCCACACTCAGGTCGGCCGTCTCCTGGCCGAACGACAAGACATATCTCTTCTTCGACGACGACACCTACGACCGGTACGACTCGGTCACGGGCCTCCGCGAGGACTCCGGACTGCCTCTTTCCAACTGGCCCGGCCTCCCCCGCTCCCCCGACGCCTTCGTCTGGTGGGGTGCGGGCAAGGCGTACGCGTTCACGGGGAGCACGTATCTCCGCTACGACAACCTCTCCGACCGCGTCGAGCCCGACTACCTGCCGCCCAACCCGCCGTTCACGGTCGAGGCCGGCTGGCCCGGTCTGCCCACCGGCGCGGGCGGCGGAACCGACTGGCGTACCGGCGTCGACGCGGCCGTGAACTGGGGAAACGGCAAGGTGTACCTCTTCAAGGGCGACTCCTACGTGCGGTACGACGTCACCGCCGACCGGGTCGACCCCGACTATCCCCGCCCTATCGCGGGCAACTGGACCGGGCTCACCCCCGACGGTGTGGACGCCGCCGTCCACCCGGGCGGCCGGTTCGCGTACTTCTTCCGCGGCGGGCAGTTCCAGCGCTTCGACGTGGACACCGACCGGGTGGACGCGAGCGGTCCTCTGGACGCCTCCTTCCGTCTCGCGCCCACCCCCTCCGGGGCCCTGGCCCCGGCCCGCCTGCTGACCCCCACCCAGGCGAACAAGCTCATGGCCGACCT
The sequence above is a segment of the Streptomyces sp. NBC_01255 genome. Coding sequences within it:
- a CDS encoding hemopexin repeat-containing protein, encoding MATLRSAVSWPNDKTYLFFDDDTYDRYDSVTGLREDSGLPLSNWPGLPRSPDAFVWWGAGKAYAFTGSTYLRYDNLSDRVEPDYLPPNPPFTVEAGWPGLPTGAGGGTDWRTGVDAAVNWGNGKVYLFKGDSYVRYDVTADRVDPDYPRPIAGNWTGLTPDGVDAAVHPGGRFAYFFRGGQFQRFDVDTDRVDASGPLDASFRLAPTPSGALAPARLLTPTQANKLMADLIRRGKLTLKSPAFVDGPAGIVAPAPGQRVVVSPPSFGGIRYTNQINPASAVIDNLDQRMLIALYRLTLWINSSAPDVTELLHLGIGHGNGPANDCHNEGRALDLSGILGTSGGAAFTRSVKTHWGNLPRPPGVTVRIDPAVDPLGFGLFSTAFRYATYECEANGIGPANKWPMPDLGGSGFVIYPDYGGTVALRNAHQDHFHIQVGVTRS